tacatagtgtgctagtgacgtaatacggtatatatggggtcagtaaattcgctctcaccccatacggaatttactgaccccataaataccgtattaggtcactagcacactatctAACTAATAAAAttgttcagtttttaatttcattttaggCTTCAACTACTCATACAAACCTTGTTCAACTAAATCGGACGAATATCTGAAAACATGACTTTTACTGACATTCGCTCTGAGGTGAATCGTCTTGCAGTTGCTACAGAAGAACTGGTTGCAATACAGGCAGTAATACTGACCATCATTCTCGGTTAAACACATTTCGCAGTCTTTACTTCCTGTTTCCAGCGCCATTACTAGCTGATGACTTTTACTAACATTTGCCTTCTTGTGTGATATTCGGcaagttttacaaaaaaattgcTTACATTCTACACAATAAAACTGTCCATGAGCCCCTAAACAAAGACATATATATTTTCCAGCTTGAGCTGTGTTAGCCTGCGCCATAACCTCCATTTATCCTGCAATCGACCTTTCTACTACACAAACACACAGGTGTACAGATAACATGAATCGATAAACATATGTCTAAACTACACTTCAATTACAACAAACAAAAGGAATGCATGATAGCCGTAAAATACAAGTACATCCCAAAATGAggtatatagaaaaataaacagcTAAAAATGTCAACTTTGAAGCACAAAAGGCCCTTTCTATATACAAGTATCTACATTATTTCTTTAAAGTAAGCTCGCAGACCATGGcttttgttggtcttgtatgatttttttttttagtttctttaatgTATTTCGgaatttagtatgacgttcattatcactagtatacatttttgtttcggggccagctgaagcacgcctccgggtgataaaatttctcactgcattgaagactctttggtggccttcggctgttatctgctatttgatcgggttgttgtctctttgacacattcccattttcAATTTTCTGTTTTACCGAAGACTTGTGTTACGGAGCAAGTGCTAGGCACGGCTCGGGATATTGACGCcaaattacattttaatttaggaaaataatatataaaaaatcaattaattgTAGCCTGCGGCTTGAATGATTTTCAAACACTGAAAATGAAAACCCGCGTTCACCTTATTAACATAAGAAAACTTCAACGTAATCACGTGAACATCTTTAGATAATAAACCGCCAAAACATCCCACTTCTTAAAAAAACGTTCCTTAGACAACATTTTCgttgaaatgaaataaacaacaacgtgtccccagtacacggatgccccaatcgcactatcattttccatgttcagtgggccgtgaaatttgggtcagaACTcttatttgtcattaaaattagaaagatcatatcataagaaacattagtccgagattactctgacgtctaacggctgttttgccagacaagctggggccgtgggacgtcagagctcgtcccatatcaaaaagtggatatttgcccacccaaaatagatgcgctgcttcgtcgcttctggtgccgactgacggccttggatTTATATAAATCgcgcatcaatctgttcatttttcatttatctcttcatttatgtaagtttcacctacctgccaacctttattttctcatcATTAGACAGTTtccacagtgacccatcgatttcggcattttgcctttcattttcaaagattatcacgtgaccacgagaaaacagtgatgatttatgcaaatgtccataatgtaacacctcgttcatttacggTGCAAGTTATCTAAATATCCGAGAGCTTCCGATTGTAACGCGGTCGGAACTAAATGCTTcataccgatctcctgtaaaaTCAATGTTGGCTACTAAATGTTAAACATCGATCTCCTACAAAGGaggtgaaaaatataaatatttgcatattttgagtCTCGAGACcacgaactctctcgtaacttgacgtccatttgaaagtgaaagttaaaatgccgaaatcgatgggtcactgtaaAAACTGACTAATGATGAGAAAAttaaggttggcaggtaggtgaaacttacataaatgaagagataaataaaaaatgaacagagtgatgcccgatttatataaatccaaggccgtcagtcggcaccagaagcgatgaagcagcgcatctattttgggtggacaaatatccactttttgatatgggacgagctctgacgtcccacggccccagcttgtctggcaaaacagccgttggacgtcagagtaatctcggactaaaggaacatgtgtactaagtttcaaggtgattggacttcaacttcatcaaaaactaccttgaccaaaaacttttacctgaagcaggacgaacggacagacggacgaacggacgtacagaccagaaaacatagtgcccctctactatagtaggggggggcataaaaataaatgtcTTAACTACACCTCATTGAATACAACAACACGAATGCAGTTTAGCCGTGCAGACTAGAAAACACAAAGTGATGCCGGGCGGAAAGGTGTACATAATATTCAATAAGATAAAATGATCAAGGCCTAACTTCTAAGTAACTTCTCAGCGATGTGCAATTGAGTCTGCCACGTATCCAACTTAAGCAGTATTTTTCTGCGTTAAATGCGACTGTGCCTCAACCCGCCCTTAAACATGTAAAGAATGTAAACCTAAGTATGTTTATATCACATCAAACTTCTTTGAGACTAGGTAAAGTACACTCTATAGCTATGGTAaaacctattgtttttgttcttgtACCGTTTGCCTGATCTAAAAATAGGTCCATACAAATATTGCTCAGAACTGGACTCAATTTATCAAATACTGAAATATTTAGATAATAAGTAGTGTGGACAAGCACCTGACCACCATTTGAAATAACTAATCTTTCCCCTAATTTATACTGATcctagttttatttatttaaccaTCTCGTTTTCTCAGAATTCTGAATTTACTAACGAAGATTTGTCgttattaaaaaatatctcacaTGGTTCTGtgtgaaaatgtattttatttccaTGTTCTATGATATTAATAACTGTCTCATTGGTGCAAATAATATGTCGCCAAATATCAACTGAACTTCTTCATTCTTTCAGGTGATTTACATAAAACTATAACGTTTTCTTTGCAGACGTGAACAGATAAATTATTGGttaataattcagtatttttctTATCAGACTTTTCCTTTTGCGCTTACCAACCCTGTTTATAATGGTCTGACCTTCAATATCCTGATAAACCACACTCATAATAATTTCCGGGTTGATTCACCACAGGAATTTTAACTGTCTGTTGATTACCTAAGCTTAGTCGTAGTAGACTGTGGGGCACTGTAAGGAGCTGTCGATACTCTGATTCAGGCTCATTGCGTCTTTAATTCTGTGGTCGATGATCATGTTTATTGCTGCCTGCTCTGATATGGTAAGTGTTGAATGTCTGCGTCAAGAATGATTTTGAAacacaaagaaaattaaaacccGCTTTCCCTCATTGACATAATAATACTTATTGACACAAACAAAATGATTTGCCCACGAAACCACGTGTACAATTACAGATAATAAACCACCAAAACATACCATTCCTACAAAACCTTACCGCCATTCTCCTAAACGcggaaaaataaataaagtaaaagttTATTGTCTCGTGGTTACCTATTgaagtaaacaaaataataaacgttAAAATACAAATCCGTAAGATTGCAGGAAAAAGATCAATCACAAAAATAACCTTATATTGCAGCtgattttttacaaattgtaGAATATGAATTCGTGATTCAAACATTCGTACCATTCTTCTTGCAGACGAAAACTCCCTTAAATGAGTGCTTCACA
The window above is part of the Mytilus galloprovincialis chromosome 4, xbMytGall1.hap1.1, whole genome shotgun sequence genome. Proteins encoded here:
- the LOC143070983 gene encoding uncharacterized protein LOC143070983, which encodes MEVMAQANTAQAGKYICLCLGAHGQFYCVECKQFFCKTCRISHKKANVSKSHQLVMALETGSKDCEMCLTENDGQYYCLYCNQFFCSNCKTIHLRANVSKSHVFRYSSDLVEQDDKKTEKINDRLYRKIDCSEIFQRELTKWKASEQNDDETRTKSIGVNYPVRITIDSVHCEIKLDGILNEVINAKQEVFDALKKFAHTRRCKANAAIYKEQVQWYFKVKNEK